Proteins encoded within one genomic window of Cryptococcus neoformans var. grubii H99 chromosome 4, complete sequence:
- a CDS encoding transcriptional regulator, variant has protein sequence MHIPAAHAELSLPVLHAFIRQYPLGLFTTSIPHPKHDTLQTSHIPFVLDVDPDQTDDNGRLRGHMARVNPQSKSIIDSLTTKSDDTQLVEEDVLIIFNAPVHSYVTPKFYVETKPTSGKVVPTWDYAAVQVYGRAKVHYANNDTTGSFLQKQIQDLSEQEEKTMLKRMGNEGGNTWKVSDAPEKYVEILKKAIIGVEVDIKKIEGRFKLSQEKNGGDWQGVVSGFRSLGTDEGNSMAEMVEENGKKS, from the coding sequence ATGCACATCCCCGCTGCCCACGCCGAGCTCAGTCTCCCAGTGCTGCATGCCTTCATCCGACAATATCCTCTCGGGCTGTTCACCACCTCCATTCCTCACCCCAAACATGACACCCTGCAAACGTCCCACATTCCCTTTGTCCTCGATGTCGATCCTGACCAGACGGACGACAATGGTCGATTGAGGGGCCACATGGCTCGTGTTAATCCTCAATCAAAATCAATTATCGATTCCCTCACTACCAAGAGTGATGATACCCAGCTTGTAGAGGAAGACGTTCTCATCATTTTCAACGCCCCCGTCCATTCCTACGTTACTCCAAAATTCTACGTCGAGACTAAACCCACTAGTGGTAAAGTCGTTCCTACATGGGATTATGCGGCTGTCCAGGTCTATGGTCGAGCCAAAGTCCACTATGCAAACAACGACACCACCGGATCGTTTTTGCAAAAGCAAATCCAAGATCTTTccgagcaagaagaaaagacgATGCTCAAGCGAATGGGCAACGAAGGCGGCAATACGTGGAAAGTCAGTGATGCTCCCGAAAAGTATGTGGAAATTTTGAAAAAGGCGATTATCGGGGTAGAAGTCGATATCAAGAAAATTGAGGGTCGCTTCAAATTGAGCCAGGAAAAAAATGGAGGTGATTGGCAAGGAGTGGTCAGCGGTTTCAGGAGCTTGGGCACGGATGAAGGAAATTCAATGGCTGAGATGGTTGAAGAGAATGGCAAGAAGAGCTAA
- a CDS encoding amidohydrolase 3, translating into MSKTTLLRNASLVGYSDNTTYSVLIKDGKVVAIRETDAGDIEVADETIDVKELDSSWVSPSLIDWHTHTKLNALHNHRLNLQTAKTAQEVLDRVAAAIQDPKYEPKYDANFCGINLRNAEWPDPQKLTRLSLDNISTERPIFLFFNGYHSICANSLGLKLGGYEPEGHNGYLYEGDAFELSRVIGNVDAEAIDKWIMEEAKYAATLGITEIVDLEWELNIPNWQRRYKKGFRTLRVHVGMYTEHLPYSIERGWKSGDDVPETNGLIKVGPFKIVTDGSLGSQTAFCHEPYPGSTDNYGMLAYKPEALSELIKRGTDNGFKLAIHAIGDHANQLTLQTLAKAEKKVHPGSTIEHAQLLSFEDLPLFRSLGVIASIQPCHLVDDRDLCHKFWPGREHRAYPFRWLVDAGVPIKLGSDCPVAPLQPWEAIAVAMTRAAEGDEHNPFCKEQIIDLEVAWRASTSNGKPKLEVGDRADLCILSASPLKCDAAGIRAMKVKGTMLGGDWTHRTF; encoded by the exons ATGTCCAAGACCACACTCCTACGGAATGCGTCCTTGGTTGGCTACTCCGACAATACCACCTATTCCGTACTGATCAAGGACGGCAAGGTGGTTGCTATCCGAGAGACTGACGCTGGGGATATTGAGGTGGCCGACGAAACCATTGATGTGAAGGAGCTCGACTCCAGTTGGGTCAGCCCT AGTTTGATTGATTGGCACACACACACCAAGTTAAACGCGTTGCATAATCATCGTCTTAATCTGCAAACAGCCAAGACTGCACAGGAAGTCCTGGACCGAGTAGCTGCTGCCATCCAAGACCCCAAATACGAGCCCAAGTACGACGCCAACTTTTGCGGTATCAACTTGCGAAACGCTGAGTGGCCAGACCCCCAGAAGCTCACTCGACTTTCCTTAGACAACATATCTACTGAGCGACCtattttcctcttcttcaatggTTACCATTCCATCTGCGCCAACTCTCTCGGTCTGAAGTTGGGTGGTTATGAGCCCGAGGGTCATAATGGGTATCTCTATGAGGGAGATGCTTTCGAGTTGTCACGGGTGATTGGAAATGTGGATGCGGAAGCTATCGACAAGTGGATCATGGAGGAAGCAAAGTACGCTGC CACTCTCGGTATTACCGAGATCGTTGATCTCGAATGGGAGCTCAACATCCCCAACTGGCAAAGGCGATACAAAAAGGGATTTAGGACACTCCGAGTTCATGTTGGCATGTACACTGAGCACCTGCCCTACTCCATTGAACGAGGATGGAAATCTGGCGATGACGTTCCCGAGACCAACGGTCTTATCAAAGTCGGACCATTCAAGATCGTCACTGACGGCTCTCTTGGTTCTCAAACCGCATTTTGCCACGAACCTTACCCCGGCTCTACTGACAACTACGGTATGCTCGCATACAAGCCCGAGGCGTTGAGCGAACTGATCAAGAGGGGTACCGACAACGGCTTCAAGCTCGCTATCCATGCTATCGGTGACCATGCCAACCAGCTCACCCTGCAAACCCTCGCCAAGGCTGAAAAGAAGGTCCATCCAGGCTCCACCATCGAGCACGCCCAACTGCTCAGCTTTGAAGATCTACCTCTCTTCCGTTCCCTCGGTGTAATCGCTTCTATCCAACCTTGTCACCTTGTCGATGACCGCGACCTCTGCCACAAGTTCTGGCCTGGGCGAGAACATCGTGCTTACCCCTTCCGATGGCTTGTCGATGCTGGTGTTCCTATCAAACTCGGTAGTGACTGCCCCGTCGCCCCTCTCCAGCCTTGGGAGGCTATTGCCGTCGCCATGACCCGAGCTGCCGAGGGTGACGAGCACAACCCCTTCTGCAAGGAGCAAATCATTGATCTCGAAGTCGCTTGGCGGGCGTCCACTTCT AATGGCAAGCCCAAGCTCGAAGTTGGGGACCGTGCCGATCTCTGTATCCTTAGCGCAAGCCCCCTCAAGTGCGATGCGGCGGGCATCAGGGCGATGAAGGTTAAGGGTACCATGTTGGGTGGCGACTGGACTCACAGGACTTTCTAA
- a CDS encoding ABC transporter yields MAEVIGDHSTSPHNDGNISRSLESTTTISGKPLQVPSINDSEWNLASQLRADQELLKSRGLEPYKSLPLAWEHLSVRGVGGLDNIEYGSSMVTILAPWLRRKYRKKAALLAAARSDLPGAEKGDGDVMVWRPGMPTPKKGEPGLRKGERYLLKDFSGVVKPGEMMLVVGRPGSGCSTFLKILAGHREGYAGVEGMVKYGALQPGKDFSPYKSEVIFNSEEDLHDPNLLVGHTMDFALQMCTPSRDSRLPEEPAGIGMSRKKYQDRTKWELLKTLGLTHTHDTKVGDQYVRGVSGGEKKRVSIAEVLATKASVQMWDNATRGLDADTALRYAKTLRTLADIQRNTTVVSLYQAGNGIYDLFDKVTVIAEGRVIYYGPRAEARSYFEDLGFVHPDGGNTADFLTAVTATNERKIREGFASPIPTTPAEFSTLYEKSDIARRMREELDAHLADPALDEQTEKFRGSVAKQKGRWASEDRPEKVDFMTQVHGAIIRDYRQRWGDKWTFWMRPATLLFQALIAGSMFYDMPVSTAGLFLRGGTLFLSLFFPSMISLGETTAVFSGRSVLSKHKGFSMYRPSAVLLAQTIGDMPLYFVMIVMFTLIIYFMTGLKVDAGLYFMYLLFVYFTTLCTTALFRSIGYAFSTFNNASKASGFALLVLSMYAGYIIYTPQMHPWFSWIRWLNPFYYSLEALTASEIYGLELACVSPQLAPYGGDYAQYNQGCAITGAEPNSVTVDGTLWAESALRFYKSHVWRNFGILMGFWVFFLGVCALMIEMIPAAGSTKSILLYKPGGGGKYIRNAQMNGVSPRDEEDGPNDSQLNEKSQGTSDNTAAEVHAVNSVLTWKNLCYTVNVNGKPRQLLNNIFGYCKAGTLTALMGSSGAGKTTLMDVLAARKTDGDIRGEVLMNGKQLPISFQRTTGYCEQVDVHLPQATVREALEFSALLRQPRTLSDKEKLAYVDVIIDLLELHDIEDALIGTPEAGLGVEQRKRLTIGVELVSKPTLLFLDEPTSGLDGQNSYLIVSFLRKLAATGQAVLCTIHQPSAALFAQFDQLLLLKGGGNTVYFGAVSELTSYFEKQGVTIPKDVNPAERMIDIVSGDLSKGRDWAQVWLESDECKERARELEELKEAGANNITIVEGGEYEFASTNMTQLKLVTKRASIQLWRDTEYVMNKVALHVMAALFNGFSFWKIGEAYADIQNRIFTIFLFVFVAPGVIAQTQPKFLHNRDIFEAREKKAKLYSWHAFCFAEIVAEIPYLLVCALLYFASWYPTIGFSFKPGVAGPIYLQMTLYEFLYTGIGQFVAAYAPHEVFASLVNPLLIGVLVIFCGVLVPYDQITAFWRYWMYYLDPFQYLLGGLISPALWDVEVKCKSDEYAIFDPPEGMTCENYMSAFLSEAPGYLNNPNATSDCEYCVISKGSDYLNALNLGRKVDGWRDIALTFLFVLTSYGMVFLLLKLRSKRSKKAQ; encoded by the exons ATGGCAGAGGTCATCGGAGACCACAGCACATCACCTCACAATGATGGAAACATAAGCCGATCGCTAGAATCTACAACTACTATCTCTGGAAAACCATTACAGGTACCATCTATCAATGATTCCGAGTGGAACTTGGCTTCTCAATTGCGA GCTGATCAGGAGCTCCTCAAATCACGAGGGTTGGAACCCTATAaatctcttcctttggCATGGGAACACCTTTCGGTCCGCGGTGTAGGTGGTTTGGACAATATCGAATACGGCTCTTCTATGGTTACGATTCTGGCACCCTGGTTACGACGCAAGTACCGCAAGAAAGCTGCCCTCCTGGCTGCAGCTAGGAGCGACTTGCCAGGAGCCGAAAAGGGTGATGGTGATGTCATGGTCTGGCGACCAGGTATGCCTACGCCCAAGAAGGGTGAACCTGGCCTTCGTAAAGGGGAGCGATACCTCCTTAAAGACTTTTCAGGTGTGGTCAAGCCTGGAGAGATGATGTTGGTCGTTGGTCGACCAGGTAGTGGGTGCAGTACCTTTCTCAAAATCCTCGCCGGTCATCGAGAAGGATACGCTGGGGTAGAAGGTATGGTTAAATACGGCGCGCTGCAGCCTGGCAAAGACTTCAGTCCATACAAAAGTGAAGTCATTTTCAATTCGGAAGAAGACCTGCATGATCCCAATCTTCTCGTTGGTCATACAATGGATTTCGCGCTCCAGATGTGCACCCCTTCTCGCGATTCAAGGTTACCTGAAGAACCTGCTGGCATTGGGATGAGTAGGAAGAAATACCAGGATAGAACAAAATGGGAGTTATTGAAGACGCTTGGTCTTACCCATACACATGATACCAAGGTGGGAGATCAGTACGTTCGAGGTGTTTCTG GTGGTGAGAAGAAACGAGTTTCCATTGCAGAAGTGCTCGCCACGAAAGCTTCCGTCCAGATGTGGGACAATGCCACACGTGGTCTCGATGCCGATACCGCTCTGCGGTACGCCAAGACCCTTCGTACACTCGCCGATATCCAGCGAAATACCACTGTCGTTAGTCTATATCAAGCGGGTAACGGTATTTACGACCTCTTCGACAAGGTAACTGTGATCGCGGAAGGACGGGTGATCTACTATGGACCACGAGCGGAAGCGAGAAGTTACTTTGAAGACCTTGGATTCGTTCATCCGGATGGAGGTAATACTGCCGACTTTTTGACTGCAGTTACCGCC ACCAATGAGCGAAAGATCAGAGAGGGATTCGCAAGCCCTATCCCCACCACTCCTGCTGAGTTTTCGACTCTTTATGAGAAATCAGACATTGCTCGTCGTATGCGAGAAGAGTTGGACGCTCATCTGGCCGATCCTGCCCTAGATGAGCAGACGGAGAAGTTTAGAGGGAGCGTTGCGAAGCAGAAGGGCCGATGGGCATCCGAAGATAGACCGGAGAAGGTCGACTTCATGACTCAG GTCCATGGGGCAATAATCAGAGATTACCGACAACGATGGGGAGACAAATG GACGTTTTGGATGCGACCTGCTACTTTGCTCTTCCAAGCGTTGATAGCCGGCTCT ATGTTCTACGATATGCCTGTTTCTACCGCAGGTCTTTTCCTTCGAGGCGGTACTTTGTTCTTGTCTCTTTTCT TCCCCTCCATGATCAGTCTTGGTGAAACAACGGCCGTTTTTTCAGGCCGATCGGTTCTTTCAAAGCATAAAGGCTTTTCCATGTACAGACCTTCGGCTGTCCTGCTCGCTCAAACGATAGGCGATATGCCTCTGTACTTTGTGATGATTGTCATGTtcactctcatcatctATTTCATGACAGGTCTCAAGGTCGACGCCGGTTTGTATTTCATGTACCTCTTGTTCGTCTATTTTACCACCCTTTGTACCACGGCGCTCTTCCGATCTATTGGTTATGCTTTTAGCACTTTCAACAATGCTTCTAAAGCTTCTGGCTTTGCGCTCTTGGTGCTTTCCATG TACGCTGGCTACATTATCTACACCCCTCAAATGCATCCATGGTTTTCATGGATTAGATGGCTCAACCCTTTCTACTATTCTTTGGAAGCCCTTACAGCTAGTGAAATATATGGGCTTGAACTCGCATGCGTTTCTCCCCAACTTGCGCCTTACGGTGGTGACTACGCTCAATACAATCAGGGATGCGCAATCACAGGTGCTGAACCCAACTCTGTCACTGTTGACGGTACCTTATGGGCGGAATCTGCTCTCAGATTTTACAAGAGCCATGTCTGGCGTAACTTTGGTATTTTGATGGGTTTCTGGGTTTTTTTCCTTGGTGTCTGCGCCTTGATGATCGAGATGATCCCAGCAGCTGGATCGACCAAGTCGATTCTGCTGTACAAACCAGGCGGAGGCGGCAAGTATATAAGAAACGCCCAAATGAATGGAGTTTCTCCtcgagatgaagaagatggaccGAATGATAGTCAACTCAATGAGAAGTCTCAGGGAACATCAGATAACACCGCCGCCGAAGTGCATGCTGTCAACTC GGTTTTGACCTGGAAAAACCTCTGCTACACCGTCAACGTGAATGGCAAGCCCCGCCAGCTTCTCAACAACATCTTTGGGTACTGCAAAGCTGGTACTCTTACTGCTCTCATGGGATCTTCTGGAGCAGGCAAAACGACCTTGATGGATGTGTTGGCAGCTCGAAAGACGGACGGCGATATCCGTGGTGAGGTTCTCATGAACGGCAAGCAACTTCCCATTTCTTTCCAGCGAACCACCGGCTATTGCGAACAAGTGGATGTACACCTTCCTCAGGCTACGGTGAGAGAGGCTCTTGAGTTTTCTGCGCTTCTTCGTCAGCCTAGAACCCTTTCTGATAAG GAAAAACTCGCTTACGTCGATGTCATTATCGATCTGCTAGAGCTACATGACATTGAAGATGCCCTGATTGGTACTCCGGAAGCCGGTTTGGGTGTCGAGCAGCGAAAGCGGTTAACAATCGGTGTTGAACTTGTCAGCAAGCC AACCTTATTATTCCTGGATGAGCCTACTTCGGGTCTTGATGGCCAAAACTCTTATTTGATTGTTTCCTTCTTAAGAAAGCTAGCCGCTACCGGTCAAGCTGTTCTTTGTACCATTCACCAACCTTCCGCTGCTCTCTTCGCTCAATTTGAccagctcctgctcctcaaAGGCGGTGGCAACACTGTGTACT TTGGAGCTGTCAGCGAGTTGACCAGCTACTTTGAGAAACAAGGCGTCACAATCCCTAAGGACGTCAATCCAGCTGAACGGATGATTGATATTGTGTCGGGTGACCTTTCGAAAGGGCGAGATTGGGCTCAGGTTTGGCTTGAATCAGACGAATGCAAAGAGCGTGCCAGGGAACTGGAGGAACTGAAGGAGGCTGGTGCGAATAACATCACCATTGTCGAGGGTGGCGAGTATGAGTTTGCTTCGACAAACATGACCCAGCTCAAGCTAGTCACCAAGCGTGCATCGATCCAACTCTGGCGTGACACTGAATACGTGATGAACAAG GTTGCGCTGCACGTCATGGCAGCTCTCTTCAATGGTTTCAGTTTCTGGAAAATTGGTGAAGC ATACGCGGATATCCAGAACCGTATCTTCACAATTTTCCTGTTTGTTTTCGTTGCTC CGGGTGTAATAGCTCAGACCCAGCCCAAGTTCCTACACAACCGAGACATCTTCGAAGCGCgagagaaaaaggcaaagcttTACTCCTGGCATGCCTTCTGTTTCGCAGAGATTGTAGCAGAAATTCCCTACCTCCTCGTCTGCGCTCTACTCTACTTTGCCTCGTGGTATCCAACCATCGGTTTCAGCTTCAAACCTGGAGTCGCAGGACCTATTTATCTTCAGATGACGTTGTATGAGTTTTTGTACACCGGTATTGGCCAGTTTGTGGCGGCATACGCTCCTCATGAGGTATTTGCTTCTCTTGTCAATCCTCTGCTCATTGGAG TCCTTGTCATATTCTGTGGTGTCTTGGTTCCATATGATCAAATCACTGCTTTCTGGC GCTACTGGA TGTATTATCTCGACCCCTTCCAATATCTCCTCGGTGGTCTCATCTCTCCGGCCTTGTGGGACGTTGAAGTCAAATGCAAAAGCGACGAGTACGCCATATTCGACCCTCCTGAGGGCATGACTTGCGAAAACTACATGTCGGCCTTCCTCTCGGAAGCGCCTGGTTACTTGAACAACCCCAATGCCACAAGCGACTGTGAATATTGCGTCATTTCAAAGGGGAGTGATTATCTCAATGCATTGAATTTGGGGAGGAAAGTGGATGGGTGGAGAGATATTGCTTTGACTTT CTTGTTCGTCCTCACTTCGTATGGAATGGTGTTCCTTCTCCT TAAATTGAGGAGTAAACGTTCCAAGAAGGCTCAGTAA
- a CDS encoding UDP-glucose 6-dehydrogenase, whose protein sequence is MAPITVKKICCIGAGYVGGPTCAVIALKCPQIQVTIVDLNQQRIDAWNSDNLPIYEPGLDEVVKATRGKNLFFSTDVDKGIEEADLIFVSVNTPTKKSGVGAGYAADLKFLQLATRRIAEVATSSKIVVEKSTVPCRTAESMRTILEANCRPGCHFDILSNPEFLAEGTAISDLFNPDRVLIGSLQTQQGINACQALSDVYANWVPRERILTVGLWSSELSKLAANAMLAQRISSVNALSAICEATGANIDEVSYAVGKDTRMGSKFLKASVGFGGSCFQKDILNLVYLSESLHLPEVAKYWRAVVEMNEYQKGRFARKVVDTLFNTITGKKIAILGWAFKKDTGDTRESPSISIANHFLSEKARIAVYDPQVTESQIWLDMTDYGEIPAEPIQPHLTICKSVEEACANAEAIVICTEWDEFKTLDWKKIYDNCPRPAFVFDGRLILNRQELTNIGFKVVTIGTGDRV, encoded by the exons ATGGCCCCCATCACTGTTAAGAAGATCTGCTGTA TCGGCGCTGGTTATGTCG GCGGCCCCACTTGCGCTGTTAT CGCGTTGAAGTG CCCCCAAATTCAAGTCACCATTGTCGACCTCAACCAACAGCGAATTGACGCCTGGAACTCTGACAACCTCCCTATCTATGAACCTGGTCTCGATGAGGTTGTCAAGGCCACCAGGGGCAagaacctcttcttcagcacTGATGTTGACAAGGGTATTGAGGAGGCAGA CCTCATCTTTGTTTCCGTCAATACCCCCACCAAAAAGTCTGGTGTCGGTGCCGGCTATGCAGCTGACTTGAA GTTCCTTCAGCTCGCCACTCGACGAATCGCTGAGGTCGCTACCTCTTCCAAGATCGTCGTTGAAAAGTCCACCGTCCCCTGCAGAACTGCCGA ATCTATGCGAACCATTCTCGAGGCCAACTGCAGGCCCGGATGCCACTTCGACATTCTTTCTAACCCTG AGTTCCTTGCCGAGGGTACCGCTATCTCCGATCTTTTCAACCCTGATCGAGTCCTTATTGGCTCTCTCCAGACCCAACAAGGTATCAATGCTTGCCAGGCTCTTTCCGACGTCTACGCCAACTGGGTTCCTAGGGAGCGAATTTTGACCGTCGGCCTCTGGTCTTCTGAGCTTTCCAAGCTCGCAGCCAACGCTATGTTGGCCCAGCGAATTTCCTCTGTTAACGCCCTCTCTGCCATCTGTGAGGCTACTGGGGCCAACATTGACGAGGTCTCCTACGCTGTCGGTAAGGACACCCGAATGGGTTCCAAGTTCCTCAAGGCGTCTGTC GGTTTCGGTGGTTCTTGTTTCCAGAAGGACATTCTCAACTTGGTCTACCTTTCTGagtctctccatcttcccgAGGTTGCCAAATACTGGCGTGCCGTTGTTGAGATG AATGAATACCAGAAGGGCCGATTCGCCCGAAAGGTTGTTGACACCCTCTTCAACACCATTACcggcaagaagattgcCATTCTTGGTTGGGCCTTCAAGAAGGACACTGGTGACA CCCGAGAGTCTCCTTCCATCAGCATCGCCAACCACTTCTTGTCGGAGAAGGCTCGTATCGCTGTCTACGACCCTCAAGTCACAGAGTCTCAGATCTGGCTCGACATGACTGA CTACGGAGAGATCCCCGCTGAGCCCA TCCAGCCCCACCTTACAATCTGCAAGAGTGTCGAGGAGGCTTGTGCTAATGCCGAGGCCATCGTCATCTGCACTGAATGGGACGAGTTCAAGACTCTtgactggaagaaga TCTACGACAACTGTCCCCGACCTGCTTTTGTCTTCGATGGTCgactcatcctcaaccgACAGGAGCTCACCAACATCGGTTTCAAGGTCGTCACTATCGGTACCGGCGACCGTGTTTAA
- a CDS encoding syntaxin-binding protein 1 produces the protein MPLKDLLKARFTSAIQSIPAGTWKILITDEHSHALLTTVYKQFDILQQHVTSIEPLHSPRQPMTVDAIYLLTPTLQNVDRIIADFANGSRTYKSAHVYFIDGIDDQLAQRLTDGMPQGILQAFVELYCNVWALEDRVFSLKAPWSFYTMFGNLGGAASADLAMEAFQDDLKVTGRSILNFLATINENPYIRYYQPHHHPPLGPLTHTAQSSSPGPQSQSHTSLRWKSAMGGLNSKTPEVVGEHLSKKIAEQLQIDLDEYLANNPEFPPASGRPRSVLFVVDRSMDPAAPFLHEFWYQAMVNDLLNVEEGVRYKYKYTNTLGGLEDKVAELTEQDPVWVSVRHLHMKDAIDTLMTDFGKFAQEHAGFRGGGNVNVNDLKDMLASLPQFQTQREQFSLHLDMAQECMNIFEKKRLAQVGNVEQCCATGYTAEGKTPKSIVEEMVPLLDDRLNITSLDKVRIMALYILFRDGVADEDRRRLYQHARLSLSEQDMVNNLVHLGVKVIKDNSKSSKSRIKQKPTMAEGEYELSRYKPVIQMMLEEQSSNKLDLTNFPYIKDMPPEANPSLRASSAQLAASSNPSGSLRSARPTWHKAPSARINNTEGKQRFIIFIAGGMTYSEMRCAYTVGQALGKDVYIGSTHVLTPETYCAQLRALGRSGVGSNPPTPIPLHPQGPGRMNRQPGQPVSYQEILNFRHWRPPVGPPSRARTPETQPQLQPKQNSRSSLTNGMSSLSLTSTSGSKDKKEKQEGEKKKKKLFGLKL, from the exons ATGCCCCTCAAGGACCTCCTGAAAGCGC GGTTCACCTCCGCTATTCAATCGATCCCAGCTGGTACATGGAAGATTCTGATCACGGACGAGCATTCTCATGCCCTTTTGACTACTGTGTATAAGCAGTTTGATATTCTCCAACAACATGTCACTT CTATTGAGCCTCTTCACTCTCCTCGGCAGCCAATGACTGTCGATGCGATTTATCTCTTGACTCCGACTCTCCAAAATGTCGACCGCATTATTGCGGACTTTGCCAACGGTAGTAGAACATACAAGTCTGCCCATGTCTACTTCATTGATG GGATCGACGACCAATTAGCCCAGAGGCTGACGGATGGTATGCCTCAAGGCATATTGCAAGCATTTGTCGAGTTGTATTGTAATGTTTGGG CGCTCGAGGATCGTGTATTCTCGCTCAAAGCGCCATGGTCGTTTTACACAATGTTCGGCAATCTCGGTGGTGCCGCCTCTGCCGACTTGGCTATGGAGGCCTTCCAGGACGACCTCAAAGTGACCGGGCGGTCT ATTCTCAACTTTCTCGCAACTATCAACGAAAACCCATACATTCGATATTACCAGCCACATCACCATCCACCTCTCGGTCCTCTCACACATACCGCACAATCATCCTCGCCTGGTCCTCAGTCTCAGTCACATACTTCTCTCCGGTGGAAGTCTGCTATGGGGGGTTTGAACTCAAAGACGCCTGAAGTAGTAGGCGAGCATTTGAGTAAGAAGATTGCCGAGCAGTTGCAGATTGACTTGGATGAGTATTTGGCAAATAACCCAGAGTTTCCT CCCGCATCAGGACGGCCACGGTCAGTATTGTTCGTGGTCGACAGATCAATGGACCCCGCGGCACCGTTCCTGCACGAATTCTGGTACCAAGCAATGGTCAATGATCTCCTTAACGTCGAGGAAGGTGTACGTTATAAATATAAATACACCAATACTCTCGGCGGGCTGGAGGACAAGGTCGCGGAGCTTACAGAGCAGGATCCTGTTTGGGTTTCAGTTCGACATTTGCATATGAAAGATGCTATCGATACGTTGATGACCGATTTCGGCAAGTTTGCGCAGGAGCATGCTGGCTTCCGGGG AGGAGGGAATGTGAACGTCAATGATCTCAAGGATATGCTTGCTAGTCTGCCGCAATTTCAAACCCAGAGAGAGCAATTCTCCCTGCATCTCGATATGGCCCAAGAGTGTATGAACATttttgaaaagaagagactggCACAAGTTGGGAACGTCGAACAG TGCTGTGCCACCGGGTACACTGCTGAAGGAAAAACGCCAAAGTCTAttgtggaggagatggtaCCGCTATTGGATGATCGATTAAACATCAC CTCCCTGGACAAGGTGCGAATCATGGCCCtctacatcctcttccgtGATGGCGTTGCAGATGAAGACAGGAGAAGATTATATCAACATGCTAGGCTGTCATTGTCCGAACAGGATATGGTAAACAACTTGGTGCATCTAGGTGTAAAGGTCATCAAG GACAATTCGAAATCATCAAAGTCTAGGATTAAACAAAAACCCACCATGGCTGAAGGCGAATACGAACTGTCTCGATACAAACCCGTCATCCAAATGATGCTTGAG GAACAAAGCTCCAACAAACTCGACCTTACCAACTTCCCTTACATTAAAGACATGCCACCAGAAGCCAACCCTTCCCTCCGTGCAAGTTCCGCTCAGCTTGCGGCTTCTTCTAATCCTTCCGGCTCCCTCAGAAGTGCTCGGCCTACATGGCACAAAGCTCCGTCAGCAAGGATAAATAATACCGAAGGAAAGCAGAgattcatcatcttcattgcAGGAGGGATGACGTATTCTGAAATGAGGTGCGCTTATACTGTTGGGCAAGCTTTGGGAAAGGATGTCTATATCG GCTCTACACATGTACTCACCCCCGAGACTTATTGTGCCCAGTTACGCGCTCTCGGTCGAAGCGGCGTTGGTTCCAACCCTCCTACACCTAtacctcttcatccccagGGCCCGGGTCGTATGAACCGCCAACCCGGCCAACCAGTGTCATACCAAGAAATCCTCAATTTCCGACATTGGCGACCTCCCGTTggtcctccttctcgtgCACGTACGCCTGAAACCCAACCACAGTTGCAGCCGAAGCAGAATTCCCGTTCTTCACTTACCAATGGAATGAGTAGTCTATCGTTGACTTCTACGTCCGGTTcaaaggacaagaaggagaaacaagagggggagaagaagaagaagaagttgttTGGACTCAAGTTGTAA